One region of Nycticebus coucang isolate mNycCou1 chromosome 10, mNycCou1.pri, whole genome shotgun sequence genomic DNA includes:
- the GPR32 gene encoding LOW QUALITY PROTEIN: probable G-protein coupled receptor 32 (The sequence of the model RefSeq protein was modified relative to this genomic sequence to represent the inferred CDS: deleted 2 bases in 1 codon; substituted 1 base at 1 genomic stop codon), producing MSGVSEGLPXRQPGSLTCDHSCSREMNTSECEPWEMGCLRQLTVAALSTSFIAGILGNGLVLWMTLFHMPRTISTIWFFNLALADFTLSLSLPVAISYVASGQWLLNRLACKFYMAFLVLTFLTSIWLLVLINLDRCISVLYPIWARNHRTVQRAIWLAIGVWLLAAATCSPHLIFRTTGQQHGCNHCYFEFTLRNGAARSLNPVVLGRQMVVIITYSLLGFLVPLAVISACAHLIRAKLRGEGWVHACRPKRLLLLLVSTFFAFWFPFNMVLLVQLRQVMEPKESHYSKMLLLLWATFSLGCFNSCLNPFLYVFIGRDFQEKIFQSLPSALARAFGEEGFLSSCPQGEAPRGWQRPAGAEWIRYRSAGLSFGSPGSRPLPTGPVAPRFSFQRQTQQLNDCAGANAIFIVLLLLDPPLDVL from the exons ATGAGTGGGGTCTCAGAGGGGCTCCCGTGAAGGCAGCCAGGGTCTCTTACCTGTGATCACTCCTGTTCTAGAGAAATGAACACCTCTGAATGTGAGCCCTGGGAGATGGGGTGCCTCCGCCAGCTGACTGTGGCTGCCCTGTCCACGTCCTTTATTGCTGGCATACTGGGCAACGGACTGGTGCTCTGGATGACTCTCTTCCATATGCCCCGCACCATCTCCACCATCTGGTTCttcaacctggccctggctgattTTACTCTGTCACTGTCCCTGCCTGTCGCCATAAGCTATGTGGCCTCTGGCCAGTGGCTTCTTAATAGACTGGCCTGCAAATTCTACATGGCCTTTCTGGTCCTCACTTTCCTCACTAGCATCTGGCTCCTGGTCCTCATCAATTTGGACCGTTGCATCTCCGTCCTCTACCCTATCTGGGCCCGAAACCACCGTACCGTGCAGCGGGCCATCTGGCTGGCCATCGGGGTGTGGCTTTTGGCTGCCGCCACATGCTCACCACATCTGATATTCCGGACGACTGGCCAACAGCATGGATGCAACCACTGCTACTTCGAGTTCACCTTGAGGAATGGGGCTGCCCGCAGTTTGAACCCAGTGGTTCTGGGGAGACAAATGGTGGTGATTATCACTTACTCCCTGCTGGGCTTCCTGGTGCCACTGGCGGTCATCAGCGCCTGTGCTCACCTCATCCGGGCCAAGCTCCGGGGGGAGGGCTGGGTCCATGCTTGCCGGCCAAAGAGATTGCTGCTGCTATTGGTGAGCACCTTCTTCGCCTTCTGGTTCCCATTTAACATGGTGCTTTTGGTCCAACTGCGGCAAGTGATGGAGCCAAAGGAGTCCCACTACTCCAAGATGCTGCTCCTCCTCTGGGCCACCTTCTCCTTGGGCTGCTTCAACAGCTGCCTCAACCCCTTCCTCTATGTCTTCATTGGCAGGgattttcaagaaaaaattttcCAGTCTTTGCCTTCTGCCCTGGCCAGGGCGTTTGGTGAGGAAGGGTTTCTC TCATCCTGTCCCCAAGGTGAAGCCCCCAGGGGATGGCAAAGACCTGCAG GTGCTGAGTGGATTCGTTACAGGTCCGCAG GCCTCTCCTTTGGCAGTCCTGGATCCAGACCCCTCCCCACAGGGCCTGTTGCTCCCCGCTTCTCATTCCAGAGGCAAACTCAGCAACTGAATGACTGT GCTGGAGCCAATGCCATCTTCATTGTCCTCCTGCTGCTGGACCCTCCCCTGGATGTGCTCTGA
- the CLEC11A gene encoding C-type lectin domain family 11 member A: MHAAWFWGALVISQLLGFDHGARGAEREWEGGWGGTLEEEQERESLMLKHLQEALGLPARREEENPVGNPEGEGIRDTEDDQGEEEEEVTTTPFSSPSPSPTPEDTVTYILGRLAGLDAGLHQLHVRLHALDTSVVELTRGLRQLREAAGDTRDAVQALQEAQRRAEREHGRLEGCLKGLRLGHKCFLLSRDFEAQASAQARCTARGGSLAQPADRQQMEALGRYLRAALAPYNWPVWLGVHDRRAEGLYLFENGQRVSFFAWHRAPRPEPGARPSATPHPLSPDQPNGGTLENCVAQASDDGSWWDHDCERRLYYVCEFPF; the protein is encoded by the exons ATGCATGCAGCCTGGTTTTGGGGGGCCTTGGTTatatcccagctcttgggctttgacCATGGGGCTAGGGGAGCTGAGAGGGAatgggagggaggctggggaggcaccctggaggaggagcaggagagggAGTCCCTGATGCTGAAG CATTTGCAGGAAGCCCTGGGACTGCCTgccaggagggaggaagagaatcCTGTTGGAAACCCTGAAGGTGAAGGGATCAGGGACACCGAGGACGaccagggggaggaagaggaggaagtaaCAACAACCCccttctccagccccagcccctctccCACCCCTGAGGACACCGTCACTTATATCT TGGGTCGCCTGGCTGGCCTGGACGCAGGCCTGCACCAGCTGCATGTCCGTCTGCATGCCTTGGACACTAGTGTGGTCGAGCTGACCCGGGGGCTGCGGCAGCTGCGGGAGGCGGCGGGCGACACCCGCGACGCCGTGCAAGCCCTGCAGGAGGCGCAGCGCCGCGCCGAGCGCGAGCACGGCCGTTTGGAGG GTTGCCTAAAGGGGCTGCGCCTTGGCCACAAGTGTTTCCTGCTCTCGCGTGACTTCGAGGCGCAGGCTTCGGCGCAGGCGCGGTGCACGGCGCGAGGAGGAAGCTTAGCACAGCCGGCAGACCGCCAGCAGATGGAAGCGCTAGGTCGCTACCTGCGCGCGGCGCTCGCTCCCTACAACTGGCCCGTGTGGCTGGGCGTGCACGACCGGCGCGCCGAGGGCCTCTACCTCTTCGAAAACGGCCAGCGCGTGTCCTTCTTCGCCTGGCACCGCGCACCCCGCCCCGAGCCGGGCGCCCGGCCCAGCGCCACGCCGCACCCGCTCAGCCCAGACCAGCCCAACGGCGGCACGCTGGAGAACTGCGTGGCGCAGGCTTCTGATGACGGCTCCTGGTGGGACCACGACTGTGAGCGGCGTCTCTACTACGTCTGCGAGTTCCCCTTCTAG